In the genome of Leptospira venezuelensis, one region contains:
- a CDS encoding HigA family addiction module antitoxin — protein MNKRKPTHPGEILLEDIIKPLGLTITEAAKDLGISRKTLSEIVNCKSPVTPEMAVRIAIATNTSAESWLSMQTKLDLWTAMQERPKNIIKFPISA, from the coding sequence ATGAATAAAAGAAAACCTACTCATCCTGGTGAAATTCTACTAGAAGATATAATAAAGCCTTTAGGATTAACTATAACTGAAGCTGCGAAAGACTTAGGAATATCTCGTAAAACATTATCGGAAATAGTGAATTGTAAGAGCCCAGTTACTCCAGAAATGGCAGTAAGAATAGCAATAGCAACGAATACCTCAGCAGAGAGTTGGTTAAGCATGCAGACAAAGTTAGATTTATGGACTGCAATGCAAGAAAGACCTAAGAATATAATCAAGTTTCCAATCTCAGCGTAA